Genomic window (Deltaproteobacteria bacterium):
TGGCCATTTACTCTTCACAATATAGTCGTTGACAAACTTTAAAGTAAAGTGTTTACTATGCTTTAGCGATACGCTAAGACTAGCAACGTAAAAGGTAAGGCCTTCGATACAGCCACATACCTAGTCAAAGGAGATTTTCAATGAATCAGACGGTTCAACGCGCGACGCAAGAACAGCTCACCAAGGTCGACACGAGCGATAACATTTACAAGGTGGACCTTTGGCTAAAGAGCGCCCCTCAGGGTTACCTTCAAAAGACGCGCTATGGAAAATATGAGGATTGGCCTATCGAAGAAAATCCTCTCCTTTTCCAAGACGGAGATCTGCGTGACCAGCAGCTGATGATGCTGGCGCACTTCGTTGTGGGTGAAAGGGCGGCGCTTTTCTCGGCAGCTGGCTGCATCCCACGGGAGCCCGATCATGCTGCTCGGGGCTTCCTTTCGACTCAGACCGCGGACGAGGGCCGTCATGTGGAAGTATTCTCACAGCGGCTGTTTGACCTTGGCGTGCGCAAGGATCAGTTCGAGAGTTTTCTCGATACTTGGACGAACCCGCACCTCAAGAACTTCTGCCTGGCGCTGGACGATCTGGTGAAGAACGGGGATTACGTTGCCGCCATTGTCGGCAATAACATTATCCTGGAAGGTCTCGCTTTCAGCGTTTTCGAGTTCTCCAGAGGGATGAGCAAGTTTAGCGATCCCGTGGGTGAACAGGTGCTCTGCGGCGTGATCGCTGATGAACGCCGGCATGTGGGATTTGGCGAAAACCATCTGGCAAAGCTGATCGCCCGTTATCCGGAAAGCCGTGCAAAAGTTCAGGCCGCACAGAAAGAGTTGACAGGTTTCATGTTCGCAAGTTTCAAGAGCATGCTGAAAACTTTTGGCCGGACGATGGAGCGGACGATCGGGGAGTACAAGGAGGTGCTCGGGGATTTCGAGCCTTACCCTGGAATTAAGCTGTCGCAGGCCAAAGCGGATACCTTGATGGATGCTATGTGGAATAAAATGGAAGGTGAATTCAAAGGCCGGCTCCATCGGCTCGGTGTCGAGTATCAAGAACCCTACGCAAGCTGAGTGGCGGCATATTTTGGTCCTGGAGGCGGCCGGGCTCGGACACTACTGTTTCTTCGGAAAGCTTCCTGAAGGCCTTTGGTGCATTCCGCGCCGTCTCACATGAGGCAGTGCCATGGTTTGATATCCATAGCTTGGAGACCAGATGAGCAAGTTCCAGAAGGGCCCGAACGTAGAAGACTGGGAACCCGGCAGAAACAAACCGGTTGATGCGCCGCCGGACGATCGGGAGAGCGTCCCGCCGGTGAGAGTCGTATCCGTAGGTAGAACCTCTGGAGTTTCGGGAGCGTGGAGGCCCAAGCCGCTCAAGATCCCGCCCCCTTCGCGGATACCCACTCATGTGGGTGATGCGCCAACAGCGCCGGAGATAGACATCGAGGGCACAGTCGAGCACCGGGCATTTGACGGTCCGTTACCGATCGACCGGTCGAAGTGGCAGACATCGGTCTCCGAAAAGGAAGAAGTCGCGGGCAGGATGCGGGTGGAGGCGCCACCGGCGCCGCCGAAAATGGTGCCTCGTCCCGAGGTCGAACCGGCTGTGGAAGTAGCCGCACCGGCGGACACGGCCGAAACAGGCCGCCGCGAGCCACATGATCACGAGGAAGAGATCATTATCGAGCAGAAGCGGCCTATTGCGGGAAAAGCCAGCAAGTACGGCCAACTTTGCGATCCGGATGCCTTGTCGGTGCTCGAAAAGCCGAACTACTCGGGAATTCCTGCCGATCCTGAAATAAAGATTCCCCGGAATCTCCGGCCGAACCCGGCGAGGCTCTCGGAAATCCTCGGCACTCTGGCGAAGCATGGGATATTCATGCAGGTCGAACGGATGCTCGATCACCCGAAGGACCGAGCCTTTGCCCGGCGGTTACGAATGGCGTTCGAGGAACTCGGGCCCACGTTTATCAAGCTGGGGCAGATGATTGCTTCAAGTCCGGGGATATTCCCCGAAACGATATCCGACGAATTCCTCAAGTGCCTCGACAGGGTCCCTCCGTTCCCATATTCCGAAGTAAAGAGAATCCTCCGGGAAGAACTGGGAGACGACTATAAGTCCAGGTTCCGAAATATCGACGTCAAACCCATCGCCGCTGCCAGCATCGCGCAGGTTCATTTCGCGGAACTGGCGGACGGAACGCCAGTGGTAATTAAAGTACAGCGGCCGGGCATCAAGGCGGTTGTCGAACGTGACGTCGGCATCTTGTTCCTGATCGCCAAGATGCTGGTCCGGTTTTTCAGGAACGCCCACCTGGCAAGTCCCGTGGACGTCGTATCGGACTTCAACATAACGCTTCATGAAGAACTCGATTTCCGTCTTGAAGCGAACAGCATGGAAAAGTTTAACGCCGTGTTCGCGTCGGCGGGGAATAAAAGAATCTACGCGGCGAAGGTCCACCGCGAACATTCGACCAGGCGTGTGCTTGTAATGGAGCGGCTGTCCGGGGCCCGAGTCGATGATATAAAGGGCATCCGCAAGCTTGGAGCCGATCCGGAAGACGCACTCCGCCTTGGTGTTAAGGCTGTGCTCAGGACCATGATGCTCCACGGTTTCTTCCATGGGGACGTGCATGCTGGAAATCTGCTCATCACGCCCGATAACGGGGTCCACTTTATGGATTTCGGCATCGTCGGTCGTCAATCCGTGGAGAAGAGCAAGCTGATGACGCACCTGCTCGTTTCCATGATGGCGGGTACTTACGAAAATCTGTCTGACGTTCTTATCAAGCTTGGATCTGCCCCCGAAAATGTCAATCGTTCGGGGCTGACGAGTGACATCAAGAATCTAATGAGAGAATTTAAAGACTCGCCGCTGGGTGAAATTAACTTTGGCGATCTTCTGACCTCGATCGTGCAGGCCGCGGTGAAGAACAACGTGAGGCTGCCGAGGGAATTCATTCTCCTGGTGAAACAGATGGTCTATTTCGACCGTTATGCACATCTGCTGGCGCCCGATCTGAACATATTTGAGGATCGTTTCCTGATCGACTTCCTCTGGCGGGATCCGCAGGGACGAGAGCGGTATCCGCAGATGCAGATGATCGGGATGTTACAGAACGTGAGATCCGTCAAAGACCTGCGGAATAACAAACAGCGTTCGTTCAACGAGCTGCCGGAACGGTATCGTGGCCGGTACCGCTATATGGATGGCACGCCAATTACTCCAAACGAATTGCAATGCGTAGTATGCAACATTGTCATTATCGCAAAACGCCCGTTCCAGGCTGGCGACCGTGCTTTTTGCCAACCGTGCGGAACGAAGATGGTGGTGATTGAGAAAGACGGCAAACTTACCGCCGAACCTATTTATTCACCAGATGCCCAAGCGGTGTTCCAGGTTACGGAAAACCTGCAGGATTTTGCCCAATAATTGATAATAAAAATAGAGGAGCGACAAAGATGAAAAGTCAAAATCCATATGCTCTCCGACCTTTTCAGGCCTTGGACGCGGTCCATAAGGGAATCCAGAATCCTGACGACACAAAGCAGGCCGCCCGGATGGTTGAGGCAGTTCAGGGGCGAGCGCCGCTGCGGATGCTCCGGCGGGTTCGGAGGAATCCTCTGGGACGGAAACTCCTTGCGGAAAAGCCGGATCTCCTTGCCGCACTCCAAGACGCCCAGTGGCTCGCCTCTCTTCCCGAGGGGACGCTAGGCAGGAGTTATTACGAATTTTGCCGCCGGGAAAAGCTGACGCCCGGAGGGCTATACAAAGCGGTTGAGGATGGATTTGACCGGGAACGGTTTGAGATGCTTGGCGAAGATGAAAAATTTCTCCAGATGTGGATGCGGGATACTCACGATCTATTCCACGTCGTCACCGGCTACCAGACTGATCTACTCGGCGAAATAAGCGTGCTGGCGTTCAGTGCGGTCCAGACCCGCAACCCGGGCGTTTGGTTCATGGTTCTGGCTGGAGCGTGCATTCTGGCCCAGCGGCGAATGATCAACCCGACGCTATTGATGGGGGCCCTTCGGATGGGTATTCGGGCACGAAACGTGGTTGTTACGGACTGGAAAGGTATGCTGTCACTGCCGCTTGAAGAGGTAAGAAACCGTCTGAACATAACTCCGGCCCCCGCATACGTACCGCTGTATACGAGTCTCGTCCGGATGGAAGTGGCCTGATATCTGTTCACAAGAGGACTCACTCTTCCTAGCAGGAGTTACTATATGAATGTAAATATCGAACATCTGCTAGATCTTTCGAAAAAAGGACAGTGGTCGGTGAAGGACTATGACTGGGCTACGCCGATCCGCGATACCGACGATCTCGGGCCGCGTGAACGCAGGATGCTGGGTCTAGTCTTCCTTTTCACGGCCGGTGTGGAGAAGTTGGGAGCCGAGGCATTTCGGATCAATGCCAAGAATACCCGGGATTCCGACGTACGGGAATTGTTCGAAATCATAGCCAGTGACGAAGACCGTCATGCCGCTGCGGAAACGCTTCTGGCAGAGCGATTGGGTGTCGAGTGGGAGGACCTTTCCCCTTTGATCAGGATGGCTTTCAAGAAGCTATCCCGTGATTTACGGCAGATGCAAGATTGTCCCTCCCGTGCCTCCCGGGTTTTCCACGAGATCGTCGGAACCCAGATCATTCTGTTCGAACTTGCTCTGGACGCACTCTGGAGTCCGACGATCAAGGAAATGATGCGGGATCCGTTCCAGGATGAAATAATCCGCCTGATTGATCGGGATGAGTCGCGCCATCTCGCAATGGATTACTGGCTTCTGGATCAGAAGGGCTTGGGGTATCACCGGGCGAATCTTAGTCCCGCCGGGATTCTGCTGAACCTGCCTATTCGATTGCCGTCCGCGCTCCTTGGCGGGACGGCATTTCTCACATTTTTCTGGAAAATGAGAAGCTTGAATATAAATTCGGCTCGCTTCCAGGACTACTGGGACCGGGTGATTGATATCCCCACAAAGGCACCAAATGCCCGATGTTTCCCCGTGCACCGGAATACGGTCGAAATACTCCAGCAAACCATCGATTTCCTCAGTGGCCATGACTATTTATTTCGCGGTTTCATGCTCGGCGTGACTGGCCGGCTGGTCTAGTGACCTCAAACCCGGTCACCGGAATCCACATTTAACCACTGCCCGGGTGGTACATTTTTACTCCGCCCTGCCGGTATACTATTAGTCCGACATTGGCGCAGGTCATATAACTCGTTGTAATTATTAGTTATGTTAGTATATTTAATAATATGCTATAAAATATACTTAATGCACTCTTCTCATTGACAGGCTGAAGCTATTAAGACATATATATCTTTATCAGTTTGGTGGGGTCGGCAAAGGTAAATTTGCCCTGAGTCAATCACTCAACATAAGAGGACAAAAAACATGGAAGTGAAGCCTATATCTATTGATCGCCATCCTCGGCGTTCACTGCGCAAAACACACGATATCCCAATCCGTAAATTTGACTTCCCTATCAAGCGGGAAGGGGATTATGCCTTTCCCGACCGTCCTGCAGAATCGCACTTTCTGCACATCCTGTCTCTGTTTTTCCCGGAGGGAGAGCGCTTCTTCGTCGACTCGGTGATGAATTACCGCGATCAGATCAAGGACGAGAAGCTTCGCCAGCAGATTCGAGGTTTTGCCGGGCAAGAGGCCCAGCACGCAAAGCAGCACGCGAAATACAATGACAGAATTGCCAAGCCGCGAATTCGGACGGATTGGCTGGATCCCGTTCAGGATGTACTGTTCAAACTCGCACGGAAGCTGCCCAAAAAGGTCCAGCTTGCGGCGACAGTCGGTGCCGAACACTTTACGGCGCTTCTGGCCGACAAGGTCCTTCGACACCCGGAGATCGTCAAAGGTTCCAATCCAGATCATCAGGCCTTGTGGATGTGGCACGCGGCAGAGGAAACCGAACATAAAGCGGTTGCTTTCGACGTCTATCGGGCAATCGGTGGTGGCTATGTAATTCGTGTGGCCACAATGACAGCGCTATCAACAGCTCTGGTGCCCGGCATCGCGGGAATGATGATCTATTTCATGGCGGCGGACGAGAAGCTGTTCTCTTTTAAAGACTGGCGCTCTTTTGGGCAATGGGCTTTCGGGGAGGGCGGAATGTTCTCGGATTTTGTGGGCCCTTTTGTCGCTTTCTACCGGCCGGGTTTTCATCCTTGGCAACAGGATAACTCTGCCCTCTTGGAGAAATGGAAAGGGCTGCAGGGCAATCAGACGTCGGCCCAGGCATGAATTCCCCCAATATTGGACGGCGAATAACTTATGCAGTGGAGGCGATTTTGACACAATCCACGGCAGTATTTAGGGAGCTGAATTATCATGGCGACCACAAAGAAGAATGGTAGCTCAAAACAGCCGGTGGCCGGAAGTCGCCGGAAGGACGGCTTGGTGCATGCTTCTCCCCGTACCGTAGCCGTCACGGGGTCGTCGGGCAGCCTCGGTGAGGCGGTCATAGATCAACTGCTCCGGAGTTTTCCAAAGGTTAAGGTCGTCGCTCTCGATATTGCGCAGCCGCATAGGAATCACGAACCGGAACGATTCAAGTTTATCAAGAGAGATGTACGTGACGTGACCCTACAGAAAACTCTAAAGGGCGTGGACGCCGTTATTCATCTTGCATTTATCGTGGACAAGACCGGCGGTCTTACGCCGAAGGAGATCGAATCTATCAACCTGGATGGTACCCGGAATGTATTCCTGTCGGGGGCGGCAGCCGGGGTAAAGCAGTTCGTCTACGCGTCTTCAGTGGCTGCTTACGGGATGCACGCCGATGTAGCGGGCGAACTTCTCACCGAAGAAGCACCGCTTCGCGGGAATCCGGACTTCTTCTACTCGGATCACAAGGCGCGGGTGGAGAAATGGATCGACGGTTTTGAGAAAGACCGCCCCGGGATTCGTGTCGCACGGCTGCGGCCGTCGATATTCTTAGGTGAGCGTTCCCCGACACGGCCCGTCCGAATGCTGGCCTATACACCAGTTATACCGTCCATCCGGGGTTTCGATCACGTACGGTTTCAAATCGCCCATGAAGAAGATATCGCCGACGCGTTTTGCGTCGCTTTCGCTAGCAACGCCCATGGTGCGTTCAATTTAGCCGCTGAAGGAACGCTTAGTCTGCCGGAGATAGCCGCCGAGATGGGCAAGTGGACCTTCCCGCTTCCGAAGTCGGTTCTCACGATTGGTGCCGTCGCCTACCGTCTCGGCCTTTCACCATGGGACCCGGACTGGCTGATCAAGGCGTCAAGGGCGAATGTCGCCATGTCCACGGAAAAGGCTCTTAAGGATCTCGGATGGAATCCTCGTTATCGCACGGCTGGTGATGTGCTCCGGGCCGTAGTCGGTGGGAGGCGCACTCCCCCACAGCCTGTGAAGCTGGCTCAGGCATAAACGCGTAGGATAACCAACTGTTATCTGTAGGTCTTTGACTCATAAGTCTGTCGTGCGCCGTGGCTCAATTCTACCTATCGGATATTCGATTCCGGTGTTCACTGAAGACCTAACCGGCATGCGTCCGTGAAGAAGAAATCTGGAAGAAAGAGTCTATGCTCGCCTTCGGTTTCGCATCCACCCATCCGGTAACGATAAGGCAGATACTCGATTTCACCCGCTGGGAAGTAAGTCTCGCGAAAGACCGATCGCGACGGCCGCATCGGCTTACATCTGTCCAATTCGACCAGGTCCGTTATCTGCTCAATTTTTCACGACTGACCCGATTCCGGCCGGGTTCCGCTCGGATCCCGCTGGTGAGCGGCGCAATCCGGCCTGAAGCTGACGTGTCCCAGCAGATTACAAATTTACGGAACCGGGTGCACCAGATATTTTCGGTGGCATTCCCAATGGGACGAATCCGCTATGGTGTGCTGATAAAGGGTGTGCACGAACTCTGGAAAGATATGGCGCAGCTTCGAGGCCAAGTGCTTCGGCACCATTCCGACGAGTTTTCCGAGGAAGAACTAGATGCGGAAATCTGCCAGAAAACCTGGGTGAGTGTCGCAGGCGGTGGCGGCGGAGCCGGGTATGTCTATCTCGGCGCCTATATGGAAATGCATGAGGCTGGACTCATTCCCGGCTATATTGTCGGATCCTCCATCGGAAGTATCATGGGGCTTCTGCGAGCCCGCAATCGCATTCCAGATTTTCAGCAGATTCTAGACCTCTCCTATTCGTTGAGAAGGGATAGTCTCCTGCGTGTGATCAGCATGAAGCGTAGATACGGCATGCCGGGTTTGTTCAGGCTGTATCTCCGTGGCGGAATTAGTCCACATTTTTCAGGATCTGGCGGCACACCCATGCGGCTTACGGATCTGGAAATTCCGTATGAAGCCGTTGTCGCCGGTATTCCAAGAGGCGCCCTTCGCGAATCGATGGATGACCTGGATCGTGATTTTTATCCGTACGCCGGTCAGGTTCCTGCCTGGAAAATTCGGGCGAAGATCGCGGAACAATTCGTCAAACTAATGGGCTACCTGAACCCGCTGCTTTGCAAGGAGATACTGATCGGTTCCACTCCGCTTACCAGGGATTTTGACGCGGTAGATGCAGTTGGTTTCTCTTCCGCAGTGCCAGGAATTATCCATTATGACGTAACACGGGAAGATCCTCGGATGCACGACATCCTCTCGAGTCTCTTTCGCCAGGAAGACCTAGCAGCACTTGTGGACGGTGGAGTAGCCAACAACGTTGCCTGCCGGACTGCGTTCCAACGTGTGATGGAGGGGAACATCGGCACCCGGAATGCATTGATAATCGGATTTGATTGCTTCGCGCCCAAAATTCTGCAAGACCAGCATCTTTATCCCATTCAGGCTGTCGTGCAACTTCAGGTAGCACTTAACCGGCCATATGCGGCGACGATCATAAATTTTCCCAGAACTCTGTCCCCTTTCAATGTCATGCCTTCGCGGGTCGAAATTGACTGGTCTGTCGATGAGGGCCGACGCGTAATAGGCAGGGAACTGGAGTGGATCAGACTTATTATGAGTCCTGCCAAATTCGTTCGGGAAATTTTCTGAGTTTCAGTCGCACCATCTCGTGCTATGCGGTGGTCGCGCGCTGTTCCGTGGTAGCTTTGCTAGATAATACGCTGAGGTAGGTTATCGCAATCGGCAGAAAATCGACCTTCGGCATATGCAATTCGAGAGGTACCGGCGCGGTGGCGAGTACGCGGGCGAGCAGCGCGTAATGATGGGGAACGGACACTATCCGATGTTCATCGTTCAGGGCCACGAATTCCGCAGTCATTTCCGAGAGATTATTCCGTAACAGATCGATCAGGCTGGTGCCATCCCGGAAAAATCCCAGTATCTCGTCAGTTATCCGGATCCCTTGTCTGACCCACAGATCGAACGATTCACGCGTCTGGAGCCGGGTCCGGAACCCCTGGTTCCAAAGTGCATCAGTAATCTGATCATGTTGACGCGTCAGATAGCCGTTAACCACGCGAACTACGTCGGTCCGAAAACCTTCCGGGAAATCCTTGGTGCATCCAAAGTCGAGCATGACCAAAGTCGCGGTGGATCCTGAGGATCCCGGCGTCTCATCGAGCACCATGAAATTACCAGGATGCGTATCGGCTTGGAAGAAGCCGTAGTATGAAATCGTGAAAAACAGACATTCGACCAAGCAGCGGAATATCCAGTTCTTTTTATCAGTTGGAACCTGCGGATCGGAGTACCAGGGAACGATCTTGCGTGCCTGGATAAATTCCATGCAAAGAATAGCATCGCGGCAATACTCTTCATAAAGGCGCGGTACAACGACCATTCTGCGGTCCCTCAGCCCTTTAAGCTGCTCGTACATCCGGATCTGATTCCGGGCCTCGTTGCGATAATCGAGTTCAAGATGGATGTGGGTCGTAAACTCGTCGATCAATACTGAAAATTCAATGCCTGACGATTCGCGATAAAATCCCCATTCGAGGATTTTGACGAAAATAGGCAGCATAAGCCGGACAACCTTGATGTCAGCGAAAAAGAACTTGTCGATTCCAGGATATTTGACCTTGATGACGGCTTCCCGGCCGTCTTGGAGCGTGACGCGATGGACTTGTCCGATGGAAGCACATGCCAGAGGGACTGGATCGAATTTCGCGAACACCT
Coding sequences:
- a CDS encoding metal-dependent hydrolase; its protein translation is MEVKPISIDRHPRRSLRKTHDIPIRKFDFPIKREGDYAFPDRPAESHFLHILSLFFPEGERFFVDSVMNYRDQIKDEKLRQQIRGFAGQEAQHAKQHAKYNDRIAKPRIRTDWLDPVQDVLFKLARKLPKKVQLAATVGAEHFTALLADKVLRHPEIVKGSNPDHQALWMWHAAEETEHKAVAFDVYRAIGGGYVIRVATMTALSTALVPGIAGMMIYFMAADEKLFSFKDWRSFGQWAFGEGGMFSDFVGPFVAFYRPGFHPWQQDNSALLEKWKGLQGNQTSAQA
- a CDS encoding patatin-like phospholipase family protein; the protein is MLAFGFASTHPVTIRQILDFTRWEVSLAKDRSRRPHRLTSVQFDQVRYLLNFSRLTRFRPGSARIPLVSGAIRPEADVSQQITNLRNRVHQIFSVAFPMGRIRYGVLIKGVHELWKDMAQLRGQVLRHHSDEFSEEELDAEICQKTWVSVAGGGGGAGYVYLGAYMEMHEAGLIPGYIVGSSIGSIMGLLRARNRIPDFQQILDLSYSLRRDSLLRVISMKRRYGMPGLFRLYLRGGISPHFSGSGGTPMRLTDLEIPYEAVVAGIPRGALRESMDDLDRDFYPYAGQVPAWKIRAKIAEQFVKLMGYLNPLLCKEILIGSTPLTRDFDAVDAVGFSSAVPGIIHYDVTREDPRMHDILSSLFRQEDLAALVDGGVANNVACRTAFQRVMEGNIGTRNALIIGFDCFAPKILQDQHLYPIQAVVQLQVALNRPYAATIINFPRTLSPFNVMPSRVEIDWSVDEGRRVIGRELEWIRLIMSPAKFVREIF
- a CDS encoding AarF/ABC1/UbiB kinase family protein, yielding MEVAAPADTAETGRREPHDHEEEIIIEQKRPIAGKASKYGQLCDPDALSVLEKPNYSGIPADPEIKIPRNLRPNPARLSEILGTLAKHGIFMQVERMLDHPKDRAFARRLRMAFEELGPTFIKLGQMIASSPGIFPETISDEFLKCLDRVPPFPYSEVKRILREELGDDYKSRFRNIDVKPIAAASIAQVHFAELADGTPVVIKVQRPGIKAVVERDVGILFLIAKMLVRFFRNAHLASPVDVVSDFNITLHEELDFRLEANSMEKFNAVFASAGNKRIYAAKVHREHSTRRVLVMERLSGARVDDIKGIRKLGADPEDALRLGVKAVLRTMMLHGFFHGDVHAGNLLITPDNGVHFMDFGIVGRQSVEKSKLMTHLLVSMMAGTYENLSDVLIKLGSAPENVNRSGLTSDIKNLMREFKDSPLGEINFGDLLTSIVQAAVKNNVRLPREFILLVKQMVYFDRYAHLLAPDLNIFEDRFLIDFLWRDPQGRERYPQMQMIGMLQNVRSVKDLRNNKQRSFNELPERYRGRYRYMDGTPITPNELQCVVCNIVIIAKRPFQAGDRAFCQPCGTKMVVIEKDGKLTAEPIYSPDAQAVFQVTENLQDFAQ
- a CDS encoding ferritin-like domain-containing protein produces the protein MNQTVQRATQEQLTKVDTSDNIYKVDLWLKSAPQGYLQKTRYGKYEDWPIEENPLLFQDGDLRDQQLMMLAHFVVGERAALFSAAGCIPREPDHAARGFLSTQTADEGRHVEVFSQRLFDLGVRKDQFESFLDTWTNPHLKNFCLALDDLVKNGDYVAAIVGNNIILEGLAFSVFEFSRGMSKFSDPVGEQVLCGVIADERRHVGFGENHLAKLIARYPESRAKVQAAQKELTGFMFASFKSMLKTFGRTMERTIGEYKEVLGDFEPYPGIKLSQAKADTLMDAMWNKMEGEFKGRLHRLGVEYQEPYAS
- a CDS encoding NAD-dependent epimerase/dehydratase family protein yields the protein MATTKKNGSSKQPVAGSRRKDGLVHASPRTVAVTGSSGSLGEAVIDQLLRSFPKVKVVALDIAQPHRNHEPERFKFIKRDVRDVTLQKTLKGVDAVIHLAFIVDKTGGLTPKEIESINLDGTRNVFLSGAAAGVKQFVYASSVAAYGMHADVAGELLTEEAPLRGNPDFFYSDHKARVEKWIDGFEKDRPGIRVARLRPSIFLGERSPTRPVRMLAYTPVIPSIRGFDHVRFQIAHEEDIADAFCVAFASNAHGAFNLAAEGTLSLPEIAAEMGKWTFPLPKSVLTIGAVAYRLGLSPWDPDWLIKASRANVAMSTEKALKDLGWNPRYRTAGDVLRAVVGGRRTPPQPVKLAQA
- a CDS encoding AarF/ABC1/UbiB kinase family protein; amino-acid sequence: MTIFGRFDGGLLSGGKEIDKMLKFRSIRAVIAVLLFSKILASYVWFGLVTYRRTPKGIRREKMDALHSRNAQRLYADFVRLKGVYIKIGQFLSTQAAFLPTQYLMEMVKMQDQMPTASEKEVRQRIIEQYGKPAEEVFAKFDPVPLACASIGQVHRVTLQDGREAVIKVKYPGIDKFFFADIKVVRLMLPIFVKILEWGFYRESSGIEFSVLIDEFTTHIHLELDYRNEARNQIRMYEQLKGLRDRRMVVVPRLYEEYCRDAILCMEFIQARKIVPWYSDPQVPTDKKNWIFRCLVECLFFTISYYGFFQADTHPGNFMVLDETPGSSGSTATLVMLDFGCTKDFPEGFRTDVVRVVNGYLTRQHDQITDALWNQGFRTRLQTRESFDLWVRQGIRITDEILGFFRDGTSLIDLLRNNLSEMTAEFVALNDEHRIVSVPHHYALLARVLATAPVPLELHMPKVDFLPIAITYLSVLSSKATTEQRATTA